Proteins co-encoded in one Corylus avellana chromosome ca9, CavTom2PMs-1.0 genomic window:
- the LOC132162293 gene encoding receptor like protein 21-like, producing the protein MEWPSFVKALLWGLLVFLQFHQHRGCFHEERIALLELKAFLKSNIIHADVLPSWMDDAKSDCCSWERVTCNSTNSHVINLSLYNLNHDPDYYEDYDYNYYGQDDENRWLLNVSMLVPLKELKSLNLSANSIGGCLPNEGFEKMSSLRNLRILDLGYNYFDNNSIPQSLGAVTSLETLILTQNKLQGYFPAQELIALRNLNKLDISRNYYNGFLPLQGFERLALLPKLEILDLCFNSFNYSIIPSLSGLASLKTLSLAGNDLGWFNTTTGFESLSRLENLETLDLSHTYLERSIIESLPAVKSLKNLNLEQNFIGGSFPIKGISAFENLEKLDLSYNILNGSLTIQGLESLSRLKKLETLDLRYNFFDKSIIESLSAVKSHKNLNLAWNHIGGSFPAKELSAFENLEKLDLSWNNFEGPLTIQGNQPN; encoded by the exons ATGGAGTGGCCTAGTTTTGTGAAAGCTTTGCTATGGGGTTTACTTGTGTTTCTTCAATTTCATCAGCACAGAGGCTGCTTCCATGAAGAGAGAATTGCTCTGCTTGAGCTGAAGGCGTTTCTGAAATCCAATATTATTCATGCAGATGTTCTTCCCTCATGGATGGACGACGCAAAGAGTGATTGTTGTAGTTGGGAGAGGGTCACGTGCAACTCCACCAACTCTCATGTCATCAACCTTTCCCTCTACAACTTAAACCATGATCCTGATTACTATGAAGATTATGATTACAATTATTACGGTCAAGATGATGAGAACCGTTGGTTGCTAAACGTGTCAATGTTGGTGCCATTGAAGGAGCTAAAAAGTCTTAATCTATCCGCCAATTCAATTGGTGGTTGCCTACCAAATGAAG GATTTGAGAAGATGTCAAGCTTAAGGAATCTGAGAATTTTAGACCTTGGTTATAACTACTTTGATAATAATAGTATTCCACAGTCTTTGGGTGCAGTGACATCGCTTGAAACTTTGATTCTTACTCAGAATAAGTTGCAAGGATACTTTCCTGCTCAAG AGTTAATTGCATTGAGAAACTTGAACAAGCTAGATATAAGCAGGAATTACTATAATGGTTTCCTACCACTGCAAG GTTTTGAAAGGCTAGCACTACTTCCAAAATTGGAGATATTGGACCTTTGTTTTAATTCCTTTAATTATAGCATTATACCATCTCTAAGTGGACTTGCCTCCCTTAAGACATTGAGTCTTGCAGGAAATGATTTGGGATGGTTCAATACAACTACAG GTTTTGAAAGCTTGTCAAGATTGGAAAACCTGGAGACCTTAGATCTTAGTCACACCTATTTAGAAAGAAGCATCATAGAATCATTGCCTGCAGTCAAATCCCTTAAGAATCTGAATCTTGAACAGAACTTCATTGGAGGATCTTTTCCAATCAAAG GAATATCGGCTTTTGAAAACTTGGAGAAGTTGGATTTAAGTTATAATATTCTCAATGGCTCCCTGACAATCCAAG GTTTGGAAAGCTTGTCAAGATTGAAAAAACTAGAAACCTTAGATCTTCGTTACAACTTTTTCGACAAAAGCATCATTGAGTCATTGAGCGCAGTCAAATCCCATAAGAATTTGAATCTTGCTTGGAATCATATAGGAGGATCCTTTCCTGCCAAAG AATTATCAGCTTTTGAAAACTTGGAGAAGTTGGATTTGTCTTGGAATAATTTTGAAGGCCCCCTAACAATCCAAGGCAATCAGCCAAACTAA